A window from Flavobacterium gyeonganense encodes these proteins:
- a CDS encoding sialate O-acetylesterase, which yields MKNNIFKFVFSLISGTMMANVSLPNIFGDNMVLQRNSEVKIWGWGNPKEEIKLVSSWNNHEYKVTTNNQAQWELKIKTPEAGGPYTISIKGYNEVVLKNILIGEVWVCSGQSNMEMSVSWGIDNGEEEAKNATNPNIRFFTVPKLTAMTPQNNLLGNWTESTPETMKYFSAVGYFFAKRLREDLKNVPIGLISSNWGGTPAEIWMPEEVVQNDAVLLENAKKLNEQEYGPRQPGRAYNAMIYPFVGFKIAGTLWYQGESNVGSEVYNKTLSALITSWRKGWQDDFPFYYVQIAPFKTGSNNFSNVTLRNSQRKLLKEINNTGMVVISDVSDTIDIHPKDKKSVGIRLANLALANTYKTNSNLVNGPLFKEIKIDKNKVTVSFDYADGLYFKDKITKQFEIAGADGTFYPAEASIKNNQVIVTSKKVLNPAKVRFAWGNTIQSDLFNKANLPASCFISE from the coding sequence ATGAAAAATAATATATTTAAGTTTGTTTTTTCTCTGATTTCAGGTACGATGATGGCAAACGTTTCCCTTCCTAATATTTTTGGCGATAATATGGTATTGCAGCGCAACTCCGAAGTCAAAATTTGGGGTTGGGGCAATCCAAAAGAGGAAATCAAATTGGTTTCCAGCTGGAATAATCATGAATATAAAGTTACAACAAACAATCAGGCGCAATGGGAACTCAAAATCAAAACGCCTGAAGCCGGAGGACCTTATACGATTTCAATAAAAGGTTATAATGAGGTTGTACTAAAGAATATTTTAATTGGCGAAGTCTGGGTTTGTTCTGGTCAGTCGAATATGGAAATGTCTGTAAGCTGGGGAATCGATAATGGCGAGGAAGAGGCTAAAAATGCAACAAATCCTAACATTCGTTTTTTTACCGTTCCAAAATTAACCGCAATGACACCTCAAAACAACTTACTGGGAAACTGGACCGAATCGACTCCGGAAACCATGAAATATTTTAGTGCGGTGGGTTACTTTTTTGCCAAACGTTTACGTGAAGATTTAAAAAATGTCCCTATCGGATTAATTTCTTCCAACTGGGGCGGAACTCCTGCAGAAATCTGGATGCCCGAAGAAGTCGTTCAGAACGATGCTGTTTTATTAGAAAATGCCAAAAAACTAAACGAGCAGGAATACGGACCAAGACAGCCAGGACGTGCCTACAATGCGATGATTTACCCATTTGTCGGGTTTAAAATTGCAGGAACTCTTTGGTATCAGGGCGAATCCAATGTGGGTTCAGAAGTTTATAATAAAACATTATCGGCTTTGATTACGTCATGGCGAAAAGGCTGGCAGGATGATTTCCCTTTTTATTATGTTCAAATTGCGCCTTTTAAAACAGGCAGTAACAACTTCTCAAATGTTACCCTTCGCAACTCCCAGCGAAAACTTTTAAAGGAAATCAATAATACCGGAATGGTCGTTATCAGTGATGTTTCGGATACGATTGATATTCACCCTAAGGATAAAAAATCCGTTGGAATTAGATTAGCAAATTTAGCATTGGCAAATACTTATAAAACCAATTCTAATCTGGTAAACGGACCACTTTTTAAAGAAATCAAAATTGATAAAAACAAAGTAACTGTCTCTTTTGATTATGCTGACGGATTGTATTTTAAAGATAAAATCACGAAACAGTTTGAAATTGCCGGTGCTGATGGAACTTTTTATCCTGCAGAAGCTTCGATAAAAAATAATCAGGTCATTGTAACGAGTAAAAAAGTGCTGAATCCTGCAAAAGTGAGATTTGCGTGGGGAAATACAATTCAGTCTGATTTGTTTAATAAAGCGAATCTGCCGGCTTCCTGTTTTATTTCGGAGTAA
- a CDS encoding glycoside hydrolase 5 family protein, with product MKNRFLKILGLTLLFSIFSCQAQERITVKGTQFYKGDKPYSYIGTNYWYGSLLASKKVGDRKRLLRELDFMQKNGIDNLRILVGADGGKYDFTVRPALQYEQGKYDEDLLDGLDFLMNEMRKRNMYAVLYLTNNWEWSGGMSQYLEWNGKGAIPIPAIAPNTWPQFMAYTQQFYSCEPCMEGLNKHVKFIMTRTNPYSKKKYSEDHTIMAWQVGNEPRLFTVENEEKFTIWLNNIVNLIDSLDKNHLISTGSEGLNSSNDDIGIFERTHKNPNIDYLTMHIWPKNWNWFKADNAEATIPATIANAGKYIDAHVKVANNLQRPIIIEEFGLPRENENLNAGASSVHRDQFYNFIFNSVLENKKNNGPLQAANFWGFGGEGKAVNETGKWNPGEPLTTDPPQEPQGLNSVFNGDKSTLEIVKKYNKELKKK from the coding sequence ATGAAAAACAGATTTTTAAAAATCCTTGGATTAACTTTACTTTTCTCCATTTTTTCTTGTCAGGCGCAGGAAAGAATTACGGTAAAAGGAACGCAATTTTATAAGGGAGACAAACCTTATTCTTACATTGGAACCAATTATTGGTACGGAAGTTTACTGGCATCTAAAAAAGTAGGCGACCGAAAAAGGCTGCTTCGGGAACTGGATTTTATGCAGAAAAACGGAATCGACAACTTGCGAATTTTAGTGGGTGCCGATGGTGGAAAATATGATTTTACAGTTCGTCCGGCTTTGCAGTATGAGCAGGGAAAATATGATGAGGATTTACTTGACGGACTGGACTTCCTGATGAATGAAATGAGAAAACGCAACATGTATGCGGTTTTGTATCTCACCAATAACTGGGAATGGTCTGGCGGAATGTCGCAATATCTCGAGTGGAATGGCAAAGGTGCTATTCCGATTCCGGCCATAGCTCCAAATACCTGGCCTCAGTTTATGGCATATACGCAGCAATTTTACAGTTGTGAACCTTGTATGGAAGGTTTGAATAAGCATGTAAAATTTATCATGACCCGTACCAATCCATATTCGAAAAAGAAATACAGTGAAGATCATACCATCATGGCCTGGCAGGTGGGTAATGAACCCAGACTTTTTACGGTAGAAAACGAAGAAAAGTTTACAATCTGGCTGAACAATATTGTCAATTTAATAGACAGTTTAGATAAAAACCATTTAATTTCTACAGGTTCTGAAGGTTTGAACAGTTCGAACGATGACATTGGAATTTTTGAAAGAACTCACAAAAACCCAAATATCGATTATCTGACCATGCACATCTGGCCAAAAAACTGGAACTGGTTTAAAGCGGATAATGCCGAAGCTACTATTCCTGCTACTATTGCAAATGCCGGAAAATACATTGATGCCCATGTTAAAGTTGCCAACAATTTGCAACGACCAATTATAATAGAAGAATTTGGATTACCAAGGGAAAACGAAAATTTAAATGCAGGAGCATCTTCTGTACACAGAGATCAATTTTACAATTTTATTTTTAATAGTGTTTTAGAAAACAAAAAAAATAATGGCCCGTTGCAGGCTGCGAATTTCTGGGGATTTGGAGGTGAAGGAAAAGCCGTTAATGAAACCGGAAAATGGAATCCGGGAGAACCTTTGACAACAGACCCGCCGCAGGAACCACAAGGACTGAATTCAGTTTTTAATGGTGATAAATCAACTTTAGAAATTGTAAAAAAATACAATAAAGAACTGAAGAAAAAATAA
- the bglX gene encoding beta-glucosidase BglX translates to MKNKKILIIGVFALFTAGNMNAQKKPYLDKNKTIEQRIDLLLPLMTLEEKVGQMNQYNGFWDVTGPAPKGGNAELKYEHLRKGWVGSMLTVRGVKEVRAVQKIAVEETRLGIPLIIGFDVIHGYKTLSPIPLAEAASWDLDAIKKSAAIAADEASASGINWTFGPNVDITNDARWGRVMEGAGEDPYLGSKIAVARVKGFQGETTADLAKVNTIAACAKHFAAYGYVESGRDYNLVDISNSKLFNTVLPPFKAATQAGVRTFMNSFNLVNGIPATGNVFLQRDILKGKWKFDGFVVSDWASVREMIPHGYAKDGEDAALKAVTAGSDMDMESHLYVAELAKLVKEGKVKEALVDDAVRRILRVKFELGLFDDPYKYCDEKREKATIRNKTNNDGVLDMAKKSIVLLKNDKNLLPLKKSGQKIALIGALANDKNSPLGSWRIAAEDNTAVSVLEGMQQYKDNQLIFEKGADLIVGKATFLDEVVFNTTDKTGFEAAKTAAKNADVVVMVLGEHGFQSGEGRSRTNLDLPGLQQELLEDIYKVNPNIVLVLNNGRPLTIPWAAEHIPAIVEAWHLGTQTGNAVAQVLYGDYNPSGKLPISFPRNVGQVPIYYNNYSTGRPVNVDKNVFWSHFSDVEKTPQFPFGFGLSYTTFDYKKLKLNKTTFAKGEPVQVSVEVTNSGDYDGKEVVQLYIHDDFASIARPVEELKGFELVSLKKGETKTVNFTLTDAELGFFDNNGNYLVEPGTFKLKVGGSSDSGLERGFEIKE, encoded by the coding sequence ATGAAAAATAAAAAAATACTAATTATTGGGGTTTTTGCCCTGTTTACTGCTGGAAATATGAATGCACAGAAGAAACCGTATCTGGATAAAAATAAAACGATTGAACAACGCATTGATTTGCTTTTGCCATTGATGACCCTTGAAGAAAAAGTAGGACAAATGAATCAGTATAATGGTTTTTGGGATGTGACGGGACCCGCTCCAAAAGGCGGAAATGCCGAGTTAAAATACGAACATCTGAGAAAAGGATGGGTAGGTAGTATGCTCACAGTTCGCGGTGTGAAGGAGGTTCGTGCGGTGCAGAAAATTGCTGTGGAAGAAACCCGGTTGGGGATTCCGCTGATTATTGGTTTTGACGTCATTCATGGCTACAAAACGTTAAGTCCAATTCCGTTAGCAGAAGCGGCGAGCTGGGATTTGGATGCAATTAAAAAGTCAGCTGCGATTGCGGCAGATGAGGCTTCGGCATCCGGAATTAACTGGACTTTTGGTCCTAATGTAGATATTACAAACGATGCGCGCTGGGGACGTGTGATGGAAGGCGCCGGAGAAGATCCGTATCTGGGAAGCAAAATTGCTGTTGCGAGAGTAAAAGGATTTCAGGGAGAAACAACTGCTGATCTGGCAAAAGTAAACACAATAGCAGCCTGTGCGAAACATTTTGCAGCGTATGGATATGTAGAATCCGGTCGTGATTATAATTTGGTTGATATCAGTAATTCGAAATTATTCAATACTGTTTTGCCTCCTTTTAAAGCGGCGACACAAGCAGGCGTGAGAACCTTTATGAACTCGTTTAATCTGGTAAACGGAATCCCGGCAACCGGGAATGTTTTTCTGCAAAGAGACATTTTAAAAGGCAAATGGAAGTTCGATGGTTTCGTGGTTTCAGACTGGGCTTCGGTTCGTGAAATGATTCCGCATGGTTATGCCAAAGATGGTGAAGATGCTGCATTAAAAGCAGTAACTGCAGGCTCTGATATGGATATGGAGTCGCATTTATATGTTGCCGAATTAGCCAAGTTAGTGAAAGAAGGAAAAGTTAAGGAAGCTTTAGTTGATGATGCTGTGAGAAGAATTTTGCGCGTGAAATTTGAACTGGGTTTATTTGATGATCCGTACAAATATTGTGATGAAAAACGTGAAAAAGCAACTATCAGAAATAAAACCAACAACGACGGTGTTTTGGATATGGCGAAAAAGTCAATTGTATTGTTGAAAAACGATAAAAATTTGCTTCCGCTAAAGAAGTCCGGACAAAAAATTGCTTTGATCGGCGCTTTGGCAAATGATAAAAACAGCCCGTTGGGAAGCTGGAGAATCGCTGCAGAAGATAATACAGCGGTTTCAGTTTTAGAAGGGATGCAGCAATACAAAGACAACCAACTCATTTTTGAAAAAGGAGCTGATTTAATTGTTGGGAAAGCGACTTTTTTGGATGAGGTCGTTTTTAACACAACCGATAAAACCGGATTTGAAGCAGCGAAAACAGCGGCTAAAAACGCAGATGTTGTAGTAATGGTTTTAGGCGAACATGGTTTTCAGAGTGGTGAAGGGCGCAGCAGAACAAACCTTGATTTACCGGGATTACAGCAGGAATTATTGGAAGATATTTATAAGGTGAATCCAAATATCGTTTTGGTTTTAAACAATGGGCGTCCGTTGACTATTCCGTGGGCAGCAGAACATATTCCGGCAATTGTAGAAGCATGGCATTTAGGAACTCAAACAGGTAATGCAGTAGCCCAGGTTTTATACGGAGATTATAACCCAAGCGGGAAACTTCCAATTTCTTTCCCAAGAAACGTAGGTCAGGTTCCCATTTATTATAACAATTACAGTACAGGAAGACCTGTAAATGTTGATAAAAATGTGTTCTGGTCGCATTTTTCCGATGTAGAAAAAACGCCTCAGTTTCCTTTTGGCTTCGGATTGAGTTATACAACTTTCGATTATAAAAAGCTGAAATTAAATAAGACAACTTTTGCAAAAGGAGAGCCGGTTCAGGTAAGTGTTGAAGTTACGAATTCAGGTGATTATGATGGAAAGGAAGTTGTTCAGTTATATATTCACGATGATTTTGCCAGCATTGCCAGACCGGTTGAAGAACTGAAAGGTTTTGAATTGGTAAGTTTGAAGAAAGGAGAAACTAAAACAGTAAACTTTACTTTGACAGATGCAGAACTTGGTTTTTTTGATAATAACGGAAATTACTTGGTTGAACCTGGGACTTTTAAACTTAAAGTTGGAGGAAGTTCTGATTCAGGTTTAGAGCGTGGATTTGAGATAAAGGAATAG
- a CDS encoding glycoside hydrolase family 97 protein, which produces MKKIFYTFSILLFNICFSQQKQDFTLASPNGKIKVNIEISEKITWSVLHEKDLILTPSSVSMTLDLNEVLGKNASLLNSKREKVNTTFPSPFYKKSNVKNLYNLLVLNFKNDFSIEYRAFDDGVAYRFITKKKKDITVKAEEVSLNFDQDYNTLIPYVRDLRNPKDPYISSFEAQYENKKISEFSKDTLAFLPFLIDFKNRKKAVFLEANLEDYPGLFVTNTKSKSGFEARFSRYPLKETNGGFNNINLLITERADYLVKTKGSRTFPWRAIVISENDAELANNDMIQKLSEPTKIKDLSWIKPGKVAWDWWNDWNIYNIDFKAGINTQTYQYYIDFASKNKVEYVVLDEGWSLEDNIMKHNPNVDLEALIAYGKERNVGVILWSSWMALTKNTAEIFKNYADLGIKGFKVDFLDRDDAKMVNSVYDIAQKAADHKLLLDFHGMYKPTGIQRTFPNILNFEGVKGLENNKWTPNDDVPLYDCSIPFIRMMAGPMDYTPGAMRNATKSEFKPSHSNPVSQGTRSHQLALYTIFEAPLQMMADSPTAYMKEQESTDFIAKIPTVFDETVALDGEVGKFVSIARKKANVWYLGAITNWDSREITIDFSFLEKDKKYEAEILSDGLNADKAANDYKRETVTVDSTTKLKYRMASGGGIAMIVK; this is translated from the coding sequence ATGAAAAAAATATTTTATACCTTCTCAATTTTACTTTTTAATATCTGTTTTTCTCAACAGAAGCAAGATTTTACACTGGCATCTCCAAATGGAAAAATAAAAGTTAACATTGAAATCAGCGAAAAAATAACCTGGTCTGTTTTGCATGAAAAAGATTTGATTCTGACTCCATCATCGGTTTCAATGACGCTGGATCTGAATGAAGTTTTAGGAAAAAATGCTTCGCTTTTGAATTCAAAAAGAGAAAAAGTCAATACTACATTTCCATCACCATTTTACAAAAAGAGCAATGTAAAAAACCTGTATAATCTTTTGGTTTTAAATTTCAAAAATGATTTCAGTATTGAATATCGCGCTTTTGATGATGGTGTTGCGTATCGTTTTATAACTAAAAAGAAAAAAGACATTACAGTAAAAGCAGAAGAAGTTTCTTTGAATTTTGATCAGGACTACAATACTTTAATACCGTATGTTCGTGATTTAAGAAATCCGAAAGACCCTTATATTTCGTCTTTTGAAGCACAGTACGAAAACAAAAAAATCAGTGAATTTTCTAAAGATACTTTGGCATTTTTACCATTTTTAATTGATTTCAAAAACCGTAAAAAAGCTGTTTTTCTGGAAGCTAATCTCGAAGATTACCCTGGATTGTTTGTAACCAATACTAAATCTAAATCAGGTTTTGAAGCACGTTTTTCCAGATATCCGTTAAAGGAAACCAACGGCGGATTTAACAACATCAACCTACTAATTACGGAGAGAGCCGATTATCTGGTTAAAACCAAAGGAAGCCGGACTTTTCCATGGAGAGCGATTGTGATCTCTGAAAACGATGCTGAATTAGCGAATAATGATATGATTCAGAAATTATCCGAACCAACAAAAATTAAAGATCTTTCGTGGATCAAACCCGGAAAAGTAGCCTGGGACTGGTGGAATGACTGGAACATTTACAACATCGATTTTAAAGCAGGAATCAATACGCAGACGTATCAATATTACATTGATTTTGCCTCCAAAAACAAAGTTGAATATGTGGTTTTAGACGAAGGCTGGAGTCTGGAAGACAATATTATGAAACACAATCCAAATGTCGATTTGGAAGCTTTGATTGCGTACGGAAAAGAACGCAATGTTGGTGTTATTTTGTGGAGTTCCTGGATGGCTTTGACAAAAAACACAGCAGAAATTTTCAAAAATTATGCTGACTTAGGAATCAAAGGGTTTAAAGTTGATTTTCTGGATCGTGACGATGCCAAAATGGTAAATTCGGTTTATGATATTGCGCAAAAAGCTGCCGATCATAAATTGCTTTTGGATTTTCACGGTATGTACAAACCAACGGGAATTCAGCGCACTTTCCCTAACATTTTAAATTTTGAAGGCGTAAAAGGACTGGAAAACAATAAATGGACACCAAATGATGATGTTCCGTTGTATGATTGCTCAATTCCGTTTATCAGAATGATGGCAGGACCAATGGATTACACGCCTGGTGCAATGCGAAATGCAACTAAAAGCGAGTTCAAACCCAGCCATTCTAATCCGGTGAGTCAGGGAACAAGATCTCATCAATTAGCATTATACACGATTTTTGAAGCTCCCCTGCAAATGATGGCTGACAGTCCGACAGCTTATATGAAAGAACAGGAAAGCACTGATTTCATTGCTAAGATTCCAACCGTTTTTGATGAAACTGTAGCTTTAGATGGCGAAGTTGGGAAATTTGTTTCAATTGCACGTAAAAAAGCGAATGTTTGGTATTTAGGAGCCATTACCAATTGGGATTCAAGAGAGATAACCATTGATTTTTCTTTCCTTGAAAAGGACAAAAAGTATGAAGCAGAAATTTTATCGGATGGCTTAAATGCTGATAAAGCTGCTAATGATTACAAAAGAGAAACTGTAACAGTTGATTCAACAACAAAATTAAAATACAGAATGGCAAGCGGTGGCGGAATTGCAATGATTGTAAAATAA
- a CDS encoding aldo/keto reductase: MKYNRCGKSGLLLPEISLGLWHNFGSVDNFENAESIAVEAFDKGITHFDLANNYGPVPGSAETNFGKILWHNFQGNLRDEIIISTKAGYTMWDGPYGDWGSRKYLLSSLDQSLKRMKIDYVDIFYSHRPDPETPIEETMMALDYAVRSGKALYVGISNYSAEQTRVAVDVLKQLGTPCLIHQAKYSMLVRWVEEGLLDVLEEKGVGCIAFSPLAQGLLTDKYLNGIPENSRAHNPNGHLKEDEVTPERIQKLIQLNEIAQNRNQSLAQMALAWLQKDKRITSVLIGASSVKQLCNNIDCLQNTEFSHDELNAIENILV; the protein is encoded by the coding sequence ATGAAATACAACAGATGTGGAAAAAGCGGGTTGCTATTACCTGAAATTTCTTTAGGATTATGGCATAATTTCGGATCGGTAGATAATTTTGAAAATGCTGAAAGTATAGCTGTAGAAGCCTTTGATAAAGGAATAACTCATTTTGATCTGGCAAACAATTACGGACCGGTTCCAGGTTCGGCAGAAACCAATTTTGGTAAAATACTTTGGCATAATTTTCAGGGAAATTTACGTGATGAAATCATTATTTCTACAAAAGCAGGTTACACGATGTGGGATGGGCCTTATGGGGACTGGGGTTCCCGTAAATATCTTTTATCCAGTTTAGACCAGAGTTTGAAAAGAATGAAGATTGATTATGTAGATATTTTTTACTCACACCGTCCGGATCCTGAAACCCCAATTGAAGAAACGATGATGGCGCTTGATTACGCTGTTCGAAGCGGAAAAGCATTATATGTTGGAATCAGTAATTACTCAGCTGAACAAACCCGAGTGGCTGTTGATGTTTTGAAACAATTAGGAACACCATGTTTGATCCATCAGGCTAAATACTCCATGCTGGTACGCTGGGTTGAAGAAGGTTTATTAGATGTTCTGGAAGAAAAAGGAGTAGGGTGCATTGCCTTTTCCCCTTTGGCACAAGGGCTTTTAACCGATAAATATTTAAACGGAATTCCTGAAAATTCCCGCGCTCATAATCCAAACGGACATTTAAAAGAAGACGAAGTTACTCCAGAAAGAATTCAGAAATTAATTCAATTGAATGAAATTGCTCAAAACAGAAACCAGTCTTTAGCGCAAATGGCTCTGGCGTGGCTGCAAAAAGACAAACGAATTACGTCTGTTTTAATTGGGGCGAGTTCTGTAAAACAATTATGTAATAATATTGACTGTCTGCAGAACACTGAATTTTCTCATGATGAATTGAATGCGATTGAAAACATCTTAGTGTGA